The sequence CCGTGTCGCCTCCCGTCCGCTCCCACCCGGGGCCGCGATCGCGCCCGATTGTACCGCAGCCACCCGCCCCGCACGCCCCCGCATTTTCCCCTTGCATCCCCCCGCCATCTCGATTACAGTACCGATATCAAGTCATCCCGGCCCAGGAGGTCGCCATGCGCAAATCTTCAAAGAAATCAACGGGTTCCGCCCCCAGCCATGGTGGCCAGCGCCCCGGCGCCGGACGCCCCCGCGGCACCGGCCTCTACGGGGAGCCCACCGTGCCGGTGCGGGTGCCCGAGAGCCTGATCGTGCCGCTGCGGGACCTGCTGCAGCGGCGCGTCGACGACGCGGCCGACACCCGCCACCGGGAGCTGCCGGACAACGTGCTGGTGCCGGACTTCGCGGCCGAGCGGCTGGAGCTGCCGCTGTTCTCGCACCGCGTGGCGGCGGGCTTCCCGTCCCCGGCCGACGACCACCTCGAGAACAGCCTGGACCTCAACGAGTACCTCGTGAAGAAGCCGGCCGCGACCTTCTTCGTGCGGGTCGAGGGGCAGTCGATGCTCGGGGCGGGGATCCGGCCCGACGACATCCTGGTGGTGGACCGCTCCGAGAAGGCGGTCGACGGCAAGATCGTCGTGGCGGCGGTCGACGGGGAGCTGACCGTCAAGCGGCTGCGCACCGAGCGGGCGCGGGTCTACCTGATGCCCGAGAACCCGGACTTCCCCCCCATCGAGATCACGCAGGACACCGAGTTCGTGATCTGGGGCGTCGTCACCAGCGTCATCCACAAGGTCTGAGACGGGAGGCCCGACGTGCCGCGCGTGTTCGCCCTGGTCGACTGCAACAACTTCTACGCGTCGTGCGAGCGGGTCTTCCAGCCGCGGCTGCGCGACCGGCCGATCGTCGTGCTGTCGAACAACGACGGCTGCGTCATCGCCCGCTCGAACGAGGCCAAGGCCATGGGCATCCCCATGGGGGCGCCCTTCTTCCGTTTCCGGCGGCTGGCGCAGCACCGCCAGGTCGAGGTGTTCTCCTCGAACTACGCCCTGTACGGGGACATGTCGGCCCGGGTGATGCGCATCCTGCAGGAGTACACGCCGTCGCTGGAGGTCTACTCCATCGACGAGGCCTTCCTGGACCTCTCCGGGCACGCGCGGCGCGACCTCGGCGCGTACGCCCGGGAACTGGCCCTGGCGGTGCGGCGGTCCACCGGCATCCCCGTGTCGGTGGGCATCGGGCCGACCAAGGTGCTGGCCAAGGCCGCCAACCGCATCGCCAAGCGGAACCCCGAGACGGGCGGGGTGCTGGACCTCGCCGCCCTGGGACCGCACGTCGACGCGCACCTGGAGCGGATCGCGGT comes from bacterium and encodes:
- the umuD gene encoding translesion error-prone DNA polymerase V autoproteolytic subunit, yielding MRKSSKKSTGSAPSHGGQRPGAGRPRGTGLYGEPTVPVRVPESLIVPLRDLLQRRVDDAADTRHRELPDNVLVPDFAAERLELPLFSHRVAAGFPSPADDHLENSLDLNEYLVKKPAATFFVRVEGQSMLGAGIRPDDILVVDRSEKAVDGKIVVAAVDGELTVKRLRTERARVYLMPENPDFPPIEITQDTEFVIWGVVTSVIHKV